One window of the Acaryochloris sp. CCMEE 5410 genome contains the following:
- a CDS encoding MFS transporter, which produces MTQVHDPKRNLTSSPRSAGKPSSSNTAGPSSSAKSPVTSAAPLPEPAVAPVLEEPVEQGYWPVLRNQNFMLMWLGQVFSQMADKVYLVLIIALITSQFKAPDQSVSVWVSSIMIAFTIPAVLFGSIAGVYVDRWSKKWVLVLTNGLRGALVLSLPPLLWLCGQRPGWFQIPLGFWVLLGVTFLVSTFTQFFAPAEQSTIPLIVEKPHLLSANSLYTLTMLLALIGGFAAGEPLLEIVGGYFSQLGWEAGRELVVGGSYAIAGLLLLFLRTGETSANRSTGDSHVWEDIKEGLQYLNEHRRVRTALIQLVILFSVFAALAVLVVRLAEVLPGIKTSQFGFLLATGGIGMAISATILGSIGQNLPRHRLSFYGSMGMAVMLSGLAFSTQSLWISLVLMVGLGAAAALIGVPMQTTIQEKTPEEMRGKVFGLQNNASNIALSLPLALAGLAETFFGLQTVLLGLAGIVVIGGLLSWYIADTSSSVSDDANPSRLSSP; this is translated from the coding sequence ATGACCCAAGTACATGACCCCAAACGCAACCTGACCTCTTCTCCCCGCTCGGCGGGTAAACCCAGTTCATCCAATACTGCGGGTCCATCCTCATCCGCAAAATCTCCAGTCACCTCGGCGGCGCCTCTGCCTGAACCTGCCGTAGCTCCGGTCCTTGAAGAACCCGTAGAACAAGGCTATTGGCCTGTCCTCCGCAATCAGAATTTTATGCTGATGTGGTTGGGGCAAGTCTTCTCCCAAATGGCCGACAAGGTGTATTTGGTGCTGATTATTGCCCTAATCACCAGTCAATTTAAGGCCCCGGATCAATCTGTCAGCGTCTGGGTTTCATCGATCATGATTGCCTTCACTATTCCGGCGGTGCTATTTGGCTCCATTGCCGGAGTCTATGTGGATCGGTGGTCCAAAAAGTGGGTTTTAGTCCTCACCAATGGCCTGCGGGGGGCCTTGGTGCTGAGCCTTCCACCTTTACTATGGCTCTGTGGTCAACGACCCGGCTGGTTTCAGATTCCGTTGGGATTTTGGGTGCTACTCGGGGTGACGTTTTTGGTGTCTACCTTCACCCAGTTCTTTGCCCCTGCTGAGCAGTCTACGATTCCTTTAATTGTAGAGAAGCCCCATCTGTTAAGCGCCAACTCCCTTTATACCTTGACCATGCTGCTGGCGCTGATTGGCGGGTTTGCGGCAGGAGAACCGCTACTGGAAATTGTTGGGGGCTATTTCTCCCAGCTAGGGTGGGAGGCAGGACGGGAATTGGTTGTTGGCGGCAGCTATGCGATCGCAGGTCTGCTACTCCTCTTTCTGAGAACAGGAGAAACTTCGGCTAATCGCTCCACGGGCGATAGCCATGTCTGGGAAGATATCAAAGAAGGTCTGCAATATCTCAACGAACATCGACGGGTGCGCACGGCCCTCATTCAGCTGGTTATTTTATTCTCCGTGTTTGCCGCCCTTGCTGTTTTAGTGGTGCGGTTAGCCGAGGTACTGCCCGGCATTAAAACTTCCCAGTTTGGGTTCTTGTTGGCTACTGGTGGGATTGGTATGGCGATTAGCGCGACCATTCTGGGTTCCATTGGTCAGAATCTACCCCGCCATCGTCTCAGTTTTTATGGGTCTATGGGTATGGCGGTCATGTTAAGCGGCTTAGCCTTTAGTACTCAATCCCTCTGGATTTCTTTGGTGCTTATGGTGGGCTTAGGGGCCGCCGCAGCTTTGATTGGCGTTCCCATGCAAACGACCATTCAAGAGAAAACACCAGAAGAGATGCGGGGTAAGGTTTTTGGCCTGCAGAATAATGCTAGCAATATCGCCTTAAGTCTGCCGCTAGCCCTAGCCGGATTGGCGGAAACCTTCTTCGGATTACAGACGGTTTTACTAGGGCTTGCTGGGATTGTTGTGATCGGGGGGCTCTTATCCTGGTATATTGCCGATACCAGCTCATCTGTATCAGATGATGCAAACCCCTCACGACTGTCGTCTCCCTAG
- the recO gene encoding DNA repair protein RecO, protein MSRTYKATGINLKSMPFGEADRLLTILTREQGLVRAVAPGCRKPKSKLGGRSALFVVNDLMLVQGRSLDKIAQAETLESYPGLSQNLAKLTTSQYLAELTLYQALSGQPQIELWDLFCQQLTQLQNATPAQVPCCLIHGTLKLLAWAGIAPQVHTCCATHQPLNPPTSNPTWRVGFSAGAGGTVTITGPPRPRTAIQQAAEQASAYPLGADYRVQGKLSAQELALLQDLNPAEIQPASPLPLPLIATYPLVIWQGVESALRHYAEAYFDRPIRSAALIDTCFTPLPDLTSVLS, encoded by the coding sequence ATGAGTCGAACCTACAAAGCGACAGGAATTAATCTCAAAAGTATGCCCTTCGGAGAGGCCGATCGCCTGCTGACAATCTTGACCCGCGAGCAGGGGTTGGTCAGAGCTGTTGCCCCTGGATGCCGGAAGCCAAAGTCCAAGTTAGGCGGCCGTAGTGCTCTGTTTGTGGTGAATGACTTGATGCTAGTACAGGGTCGGTCCCTGGATAAAATTGCCCAGGCCGAAACCTTAGAATCCTATCCCGGTTTAAGTCAAAACTTAGCGAAGTTAACCACCAGCCAATATCTCGCAGAACTGACCCTTTATCAAGCCCTAAGTGGTCAGCCCCAAATAGAGCTGTGGGATTTATTTTGCCAACAGCTCACTCAACTTCAAAACGCGACCCCGGCCCAAGTCCCTTGTTGTTTAATCCACGGTACCTTGAAATTATTGGCCTGGGCAGGCATTGCCCCCCAGGTTCATACCTGTTGCGCCACCCACCAGCCTTTGAACCCGCCCACCAGCAACCCAACCTGGCGTGTGGGTTTCAGTGCGGGGGCAGGGGGTACGGTGACAATCACGGGCCCACCTCGACCTCGTACCGCGATTCAGCAGGCAGCAGAACAAGCATCTGCCTATCCCTTGGGGGCAGATTATCGGGTGCAAGGCAAATTATCTGCCCAGGAACTCGCATTACTGCAAGATCTCAACCCTGCGGAGATTCAGCCTGCTTCCCCCTTACCATTGCCTTTAATCGCAACCTATCCGCTGGTGATCTGGCAAGGGGTGGAGTCTGCTCTCCGTCACTATGCCGAAGCCTATTTTGATCGGCCGATTCGATCCGCTGCCCTGATTGACACCTGTTTTACCCCCCTGCCCGACCTCACTTCCGTGCTTTCATGA
- a CDS encoding ferredoxin-NADP reductase: MKGLAGEVEPKLMAILAEFNQTLKKYGVSNARVVEFTLSDQEMPEMEGLSCNFSCWVSPSNLTCGIKCEFEASGTTGAKPAAIATPTAKKAEKAKPVAAAAAAPTKSAAPAAKKAKKKSDVPINIYRPNKPFVGKCVSNEELVGPGGIGTCRHLIFDISAGDLKYVEGQSIGIIADGTDDKGKPHKIRLYSIASAHRGDYLDDKTVSLCVRQLEYPDPDTGKTVYGVCSSFLCNLKPGDDVKITGPVGKEMLLPDDPNANIIMLGTGTGIAPFRSFLWHLFKENEDANANPFWLPKLLGWVKPSDKPKFNGKTWLIFGVATTPNILYNKDLEDLQRRYPDNFRLTKAISREQKNPEGGRMYIQHRVAEHAEELWQMIQQENTHTYICGLKGMEKGIDEALSAVASKDGVNWSDYQREMKKAHRWHVETY; this comes from the coding sequence ATGAAAGGGTTAGCCGGAGAGGTTGAACCCAAGTTAATGGCTATATTGGCTGAATTTAATCAGACTTTGAAAAAGTATGGTGTTTCAAACGCCAGGGTGGTTGAATTTACCCTCAGTGATCAAGAGATGCCGGAAATGGAAGGTCTGTCCTGCAACTTTTCCTGTTGGGTGTCCCCTAGCAATTTGACCTGTGGTATCAAATGCGAATTTGAAGCCTCTGGCACCACTGGAGCGAAACCTGCAGCCATCGCTACACCGACGGCTAAAAAAGCGGAAAAGGCTAAGCCTGTAGCGGCAGCAGCGGCAGCTCCCACTAAATCTGCTGCACCTGCAGCGAAAAAAGCCAAGAAAAAGTCGGATGTTCCGATTAATATCTACCGTCCCAATAAACCCTTTGTGGGCAAGTGTGTGTCCAATGAAGAGCTGGTGGGACCTGGTGGTATTGGTACCTGTCGACATCTGATTTTCGATATCTCTGCTGGTGATTTGAAATATGTCGAAGGCCAGAGTATCGGCATCATTGCTGACGGCACGGATGATAAAGGCAAACCCCACAAGATTCGCCTTTATTCCATTGCATCAGCCCACCGTGGTGATTATCTAGATGATAAAACCGTCTCTCTCTGTGTCCGCCAATTAGAGTATCCTGACCCAGATACGGGTAAAACGGTATATGGGGTTTGCTCCAGCTTCCTGTGTAACCTCAAACCTGGAGATGATGTCAAAATCACGGGACCTGTGGGTAAAGAGATGCTTTTACCGGATGATCCCAACGCCAACATCATTATGCTGGGGACCGGGACTGGAATTGCCCCCTTCCGCTCCTTCCTCTGGCACTTGTTCAAAGAGAATGAAGATGCCAATGCCAATCCCTTCTGGTTACCCAAGTTATTGGGATGGGTCAAGCCCTCTGACAAGCCTAAGTTTAACGGCAAGACCTGGTTGATTTTCGGTGTCGCTACTACCCCCAATATTCTGTACAACAAGGATTTAGAAGACCTACAGCGTCGCTATCCCGACAACTTCCGCTTAACGAAAGCCATTAGTCGTGAGCAGAAAAATCCTGAAGGTGGACGGATGTATATCCAACACCGGGTCGCAGAGCATGCGGAAGAACTCTGGCAGATGATCCAGCAAGAAAATACCCACACCTATATTTGTGGTTTGAAAGGGATGGAAAAAGGCATTGATGAAGCCTTAAGCGCCGTTGCCAGCAAAGATGGCGTTAACTGGAGCGACTATCAACGGGAAATGAAAAAAGCTCATCGTTGGCATGTAGAAACCTACTAA
- a CDS encoding DUF4870 domain-containing protein — MVANIYDPDKRKLLSSLSHGSIFLSALVLSIGIPLVILLVSDDPVIKENARESINFHVNVWFYGIVFGILCWVLLGWPLLFLLFIGQWVMPILAIRHCFQNPDEPYNYPFIFHVL, encoded by the coding sequence ATGGTTGCTAATATCTATGATCCAGATAAACGCAAACTCCTGTCGTCTTTGAGTCATGGTTCGATTTTTCTGAGTGCCTTGGTGTTATCCATCGGCATCCCGTTGGTCATCTTGCTCGTATCGGATGATCCAGTGATTAAAGAAAATGCTAGAGAATCCATCAACTTTCACGTCAATGTTTGGTTCTATGGCATTGTCTTTGGCATTTTATGTTGGGTGCTGCTGGGGTGGCCGCTCCTATTCTTATTGTTTATCGGACAGTGGGTAATGCCGATTTTGGCGATTCGCCATTGTTTTCAAAACCCAGATGAACCCTACAACTACCCGTTCATTTTTCATGTATTGTAG
- a CDS encoding TraB/GumN family protein, with protein sequence MHTFHGVIRKNVSRIAVVILLTLVSACGDKPTRPSPTPSPQASQAPQPQQTFLWQVKSPQNTVYLLGSIHLLKESDYPLAQQINDAYEDAEKLVFEVDMGELESSKTQSLVLEKATAQDGKTLKERLTPETYQLAKNTASEIGLPIEAFSSFKPWFFSLTLITLKLQRLEFNPENGVDQYFFKKATKDGKETLALETIEDQFNLFDSFSQGDQEQYIRQTIDELDTLETSFQEMVSAWKSGDDQTLKNLLLKSFKDYPELEDQIFGARNRKWMTTIEPLLQKEDDYLIVVGAGHLVGKDSVLELLQAKGHTLKRL encoded by the coding sequence ATGCATACATTTCATGGCGTCATCCGAAAAAATGTCTCCCGGATTGCGGTCGTTATCCTATTGACTTTGGTCAGCGCTTGCGGTGATAAACCAACCCGCCCTTCTCCTACCCCATCCCCCCAGGCTTCTCAAGCTCCTCAACCCCAACAAACCTTTCTTTGGCAAGTCAAATCACCCCAGAATACCGTTTATCTCTTAGGTTCCATTCATCTGCTAAAAGAATCAGACTATCCATTGGCGCAACAGATCAATGATGCCTATGAGGATGCTGAAAAGTTAGTCTTTGAAGTCGATATGGGGGAACTCGAATCGAGTAAAACTCAATCCCTCGTCTTGGAGAAAGCGACGGCTCAAGACGGCAAAACTCTTAAAGAACGACTAACGCCAGAAACCTACCAGTTGGCAAAAAACACCGCATCAGAAATTGGTTTACCGATTGAGGCTTTTTCCAGTTTCAAGCCTTGGTTCTTTTCTCTAACCCTGATCACCCTAAAACTTCAGCGCTTAGAGTTCAATCCTGAGAATGGTGTGGATCAGTATTTTTTCAAGAAAGCGACTAAAGACGGCAAAGAGACCCTCGCGCTAGAAACCATTGAAGATCAATTCAATCTATTTGATAGTTTTTCCCAAGGTGATCAAGAGCAATATATTCGCCAAACGATTGATGAATTAGACACCCTAGAAACATCATTTCAGGAGATGGTATCAGCCTGGAAATCCGGCGATGATCAAACTTTGAAGAATTTATTGCTGAAAAGTTTTAAAGACTATCCTGAGTTGGAAGACCAAATATTTGGGGCTCGCAATCGCAAATGGATGACCACTATTGAACCCCTTTTGCAAAAAGAGGATGACTATCTGATTGTGGTGGGTGCGGGCCATTTAGTCGGCAAGGACAGCGTTTTAGAACTTTTACAAGCTAAAGGCCATACGCTTAAGCGCCTCTAA
- the deoC gene encoding deoxyribose-phosphate aldolase — translation MTLTVADIDITRYIDHTLLDPLATEDAIATLCDQAIRFEFPAVCVYPTHIKTAVNRLQQYSPKVCTVIGFPSGATTSAVKLYEAQDAVDQGATELDVVINIGWLKSGKVDAVHQELANICATTGQTVKAILETTLLTDAEKRLGAEVSLDAGVAFLKTSTGWHGGATPADIKLLSKVARDRVGIKASGGIRTLEQALALIAAGANRLGTSRGVDLVRMATAEIESPEPSGPG, via the coding sequence GTGACCCTAACGGTGGCAGATATTGATATCACTCGTTATATCGATCACACCCTTCTCGATCCCTTGGCAACGGAGGATGCGATCGCAACCCTCTGCGACCAAGCGATTCGATTTGAATTTCCGGCGGTTTGTGTTTACCCCACCCATATCAAAACCGCCGTCAACCGTCTCCAGCAATATTCCCCCAAAGTTTGTACTGTCATCGGTTTCCCCAGTGGGGCCACCACGTCTGCCGTCAAACTCTATGAAGCTCAAGATGCTGTCGATCAAGGGGCAACCGAGCTAGATGTGGTGATTAATATCGGTTGGTTGAAGTCAGGAAAAGTCGATGCCGTCCACCAAGAACTCGCCAATATCTGTGCAACCACAGGCCAAACCGTCAAAGCAATTTTAGAAACGACCCTCCTCACAGATGCCGAAAAACGGTTAGGGGCAGAAGTGAGTCTGGATGCAGGGGTCGCCTTTCTCAAAACAAGTACGGGATGGCACGGCGGAGCCACCCCTGCTGATATAAAATTATTATCAAAGGTCGCACGCGATCGCGTGGGCATTAAAGCTTCGGGTGGAATTCGGACCCTCGAGCAGGCCCTTGCACTGATCGCGGCAGGAGCCAACCGTTTGGGAACCTCCCGAGGGGTTGATCTTGTACGGATGGCTACAGCTGAGATTGAATCACCTGAGCCATCAGGCCCTGGATAG
- a CDS encoding peptide ligase PGM1-related protein: MQDLAAVEQAFKQLQAQLCDRWQEIETVDTGHSDILVIPSFSVDQQELQKIDGFLHYEERLLFSLIRLRDPKTRLIYVTSQPLPPIVIDYYLQLLPGIPFSHARDRLLLLPIYDQSLKPLSQKILERPRLMERIRHSMRPGCSYMICFNSTDLEREISVKLNIPLLAADPTLLHLGTKSGSRQVFAECGIPHPDGSPLVWDTEALIEAAVDLWQRQPQLQRMVIKLNEGFSGEGNALLDLRNVGDIDTLEKRRNVICDRIPYLTFESPTETWSHFCDRIPELGTIVEAFIEGEYKTSPSVQGQITPNGEVEILSTHDQILGGPNQQIYLGCRFPASEDYRLQLQQLGLKVGENLAKKGVLERYGVDFVVAKRVLADGSIYWDVQAIEINLRKGGTTHPFMTLKLLTNGFYDMHSGLFFGQQGLPKYYVASDNLCDSSYQGLLPDDLMDIIARHHLHFETGSEMGTVFHLMGCLSEFGKVGLTSIANSPEQADTIYNQVIEILNQETRPKPIVQTPETEPTLPIGWSIGS, encoded by the coding sequence ATGCAAGATCTAGCGGCTGTTGAACAGGCCTTTAAACAGCTTCAAGCCCAGTTGTGTGATCGCTGGCAAGAGATTGAAACGGTAGATACGGGACATTCCGATATTTTAGTGATCCCCTCGTTTAGCGTGGATCAGCAGGAACTGCAAAAGATTGATGGTTTTTTGCACTATGAAGAACGACTGTTGTTTTCCCTGATCCGGCTCCGTGATCCGAAAACACGTTTAATTTATGTAACCTCACAGCCGCTGCCGCCGATTGTGATTGATTATTATCTCCAGCTTTTACCGGGGATTCCCTTTTCCCATGCCCGTGATCGCCTGTTGTTACTGCCTATTTATGATCAGTCTCTCAAGCCCCTGAGTCAGAAAATTTTAGAACGGCCCCGGTTAATGGAGCGGATTCGCCATTCAATGCGACCGGGTTGCTCCTACATGATCTGCTTTAACTCAACCGATCTGGAACGGGAAATTTCCGTCAAACTCAATATTCCACTGTTGGCTGCTGATCCGACTCTTTTGCATTTAGGAACGAAGAGTGGGAGTCGGCAGGTGTTTGCAGAATGTGGTATTCCTCATCCCGATGGCAGTCCTTTGGTGTGGGATACGGAAGCCCTAATAGAGGCGGCAGTGGATCTCTGGCAGCGACAGCCCCAGCTTCAACGGATGGTCATTAAGCTCAATGAAGGCTTCTCTGGAGAAGGAAATGCGCTGCTGGATCTAAGGAATGTAGGGGATATTGATACCCTCGAAAAAAGACGAAACGTGATTTGCGATCGCATTCCCTATCTAACCTTTGAATCTCCCACCGAGACTTGGTCTCATTTTTGCGATCGCATCCCTGAACTCGGCACCATAGTCGAAGCATTTATCGAAGGGGAGTATAAGACCTCTCCCAGTGTTCAGGGCCAAATTACCCCCAATGGCGAGGTAGAAATTCTCTCAACCCATGATCAGATTTTGGGGGGACCCAACCAACAAATTTATTTGGGATGCCGATTTCCTGCCTCAGAAGATTATCGACTCCAGCTTCAGCAGCTAGGCCTTAAAGTCGGTGAAAATCTGGCTAAAAAAGGAGTACTAGAGCGATATGGGGTAGACTTTGTCGTTGCCAAGCGTGTTTTGGCGGATGGCAGTATCTATTGGGACGTCCAAGCCATTGAAATCAACCTCCGGAAAGGGGGCACGACCCACCCCTTTATGACCCTGAAACTGCTGACCAACGGCTTTTATGACATGCATAGTGGCCTATTCTTTGGCCAGCAAGGATTGCCAAAGTATTATGTGGCTTCCGATAATTTGTGTGACTCCTCTTATCAAGGATTATTACCCGACGACTTGATGGATATTATTGCCCGTCACCATCTCCATTTTGAGACGGGGAGCGAGATGGGGACCGTCTTTCATCTAATGGGGTGTTTATCTGAGTTTGGCAAAGTGGGTTTGACCAGCATCGCTAATTCACCCGAACAGGCAGATACGATTTACAACCAGGTGATAGAGATTTTGAATCAGGAGACCCGGCCAAAACCCATTGTGCAGACTCCAGAAACGGAGCCTACGCTGCCGATTGGCTGGAGTATAGGCAGTTAA